A region from the Symphalangus syndactylus isolate Jambi chromosome 2, NHGRI_mSymSyn1-v2.1_pri, whole genome shotgun sequence genome encodes:
- the FRAT1 gene encoding proto-oncogene FRAT1: MPCRREEEEEAGEEAEGEEEEEDSFLLLQQSVALGSSGEVDRLVAQISETLQLDAAQDSPASPCAPPGAPLRAPGPLAAAVPADKARPPAVPLLLPPASAETVGPAPPGVLRCALGDRGRVRGRAAPYCVAELATGPSALSPLPPQADLDGPPGAGKQGIPQPLSGPCRRGWLRGAAASRRLQQRRGSQPETRTGDDDPHRLLQQLVLSGNLIKEAVRRLHSRRLQLRAKLPQRPLLGPLSAPVHEPPSPRSPRAACSDPGASGRAQLRTGDGVLVPGS; the protein is encoded by the coding sequence ATGCCGTGccggagggaggaggaagaggaagccgGCGAGGAGgcggagggggaggaagaggaggaggacagcTTCCTCCTGCTGCAGCAGTCGGTGGCGCTGGGCAGCTCGGGCGAGGTGGACCGGCTGGTGGCCCAGATCAGCGAGACGCTGCAGCTGGACGCGGCGCAGGACAGCCCGGCCTCGCCGTGCGCGCCCCCCGGGGCGCCGCTGCGGGCCCCGGGGCCCCTGGCTGCGGCAGTGCCGGCGGACAAGGCCCGGCCCCCGGCGGtgccgctgctgctgccgccCGCGTCGGCGGAGACTGTGGGCCCGGCGCCCCCTGGGGTCCTGCGCTGCGCCCTGGGGGACCGCGGCCGCGTGCGGGGCCGCGCTGCGCCCTACTGCGTGGCCGAGCTAGCTACAGGCCCCAGCGCGCTGTCCCCACTGCCCCCTCAGGCCGACCTTGATGGGCCTCCGGGAGCTGGCAAGCAGGGCATCCCGCAGCCGCTGTCGGGTCCGTGCCGGCGAGGATGGCTCCGGGGCGCCGCCGCCTCCCGCCGCCTGCAGCAGCGACGCGGGTCCCAACCAGAAACCCGCACAGGCGACGACGACCCGCACCGACTTCTGCAGCAGCTAGTGCTCTCTGGAAACCTCATCAAGGAGGCCGTGCGAAGGCTTCATTCGCGACGGCTGCAGTTACGTGCAAAGCTTCCCCAACGCCCGCTCCTGGGACCTCTGTCGGCCCCGGTGCATGAACCCCCTTCGCCTCGCAGCCCTCGCGCGGCCTGCAGTGACCCTGGCGCCTCCGGGAGGGCGCAGCTCAGAACTGGCGACGGCGTTCTCGTGCCTGGCAGCTAA